One region of Papaver somniferum cultivar HN1 unplaced genomic scaffold, ASM357369v1 unplaced-scaffold_131, whole genome shotgun sequence genomic DNA includes:
- the LOC113332419 gene encoding putative glucan endo-1,3-beta-glucosidase GVI, translated as HTGAYRVGVNYGMVSDNIPPPDQVITMCKSRNIQRLRLFEPNPSALAALSFSGIEVILGTRNEDLPKLAVDPSYAKTWVETHVMPHIDTTLFKYISAGNEVIPGELANYVLPAMKNLDAALKAVGRKIPVSTTVPSNVLGISYPPSAGKFSPMTAPVMEPIVAFLASESYPLLVNIYPYFAYIGNPKDISMDYALFNSNEVVVRDGELGYKNLFLAMVDAVYAALERAGGSTVGIVVSETGWPSAGGDGLVATIDNARMYNRNLIAHLAFSPGTPRRPRQDLETYIFALFNENLKAVGTERNFGLYYPNMTEVYVI; from the coding sequence CATACAGGAGCATATCGTGTTGGTGTGAACTACGGGATGGTGAGTGACAATATTCCACCACCAGACCAAGTCATAACAATGTgcaaatcaaggaatatccaaAGACTTCGCTTATTCGAGCCAAATCCAAGCGCTTTAGCAGCTCTATCATTTTCTGGGATAGAAGTTATTCTCGGTACTCGAAATGAAGATCTTCCAAAACTAGCGGTAGACCCATCATATGCAAAAACATGGGTAGAGACGCATGTAATGCCACACATAGATACTACGCTCTTTAAATACATATCGGCAGGCAATGAGGTTATACCTGGTGAGCTTGCAAACTATGTATTACCTGCAATGAAAAATCTGGATGCGGCTCTTAAAGCTGTGGGTCGAAAAATCCCAgtaagtacaactgtaccttcgaATGTTTTGGGGATATCATATCCACCTTCTGCTGGGAAATTTTCACCCATGACGGCTCCTGTAATGGAACCCATCGTAGCATTTTTGGCATCAGAATCATACCCTCTACTTGTCAATATATACCCATATTTCGCCTATATAGGTAACCCCAAGGACATAAGTATGGATTACGCATTGTTCAATTCTAACGAAGTTGTTGTTAGAGATGGTGAACTCGGATACAAGAATCTCTTTCTTGCTATGGTTGATGCAGTGTATGCAGCTCTAGAGAGAGCCGGGGGTTCTACTGTTGGAATTGTTGTTTCAGAAACTGGTTGGCCTTCAGCTGGAGGTGATGGATTGGTGGCAACTATAGATAATGCTCGGATGTATAACAGAAATCTTATTGCTCATTTAGCATTTTCACCGGGAACACCGAGACGACCCAGACAAGATTTAGAGACATATATATTCGCATTATTTAACGAAAATCTCAAGGCTGTTGGAACTGAGAGGAATTTTGGGCTTTACTACCCAAACATGACAGAAGTCTACGTTATATGA